The window CTCCCTGCACTATCGCGGGGAAAACGTGGTGCGGCAAACCGACGAAACCCCGGTGACGGCCGGAGGAAACTTCTCGGTGGTCAAAATCATCGAGAGTTTCTATCTGACCTTCTCCAAAGGGAAGCGCACGCCGTCGAGCCAAAACATCGCGTTCTACTTCATGCAGAACTTTTTGTCCCCGGCCCGCTACGCCGGTCTGATCACCATGGTCCATGAACCCATCAACCAAGTCGCCGAACCGCGCCGCGCGTGGCTTTACACGCAAGGTCTGCGGCGCGTCCGCAAGGCGCCCTTCATCGCCTACGACTCGCCCTCGCCCTCCGCGGACGGCCTGCGCACCATGGACCAGTACGACATGTGGAACGGGGCGCCGGACCGTTACGAGTGGGAGTTGTTGGGCAAGAAAGAGATCTTCGTCCCCTACAACGCCTACAAGTTGTATGCCAAGCTGGGTGACCACAAAGACATTATTCACGCCCAACACCCGAACCCGGACTTCCTGCGCTACGAGCTTCACCGCGTGTGGGTGGTGGATGGCAAACTGAGGAAAGACAAAGACAACATCTTCGGCCGCCGCACCTTCTACATCGACGAAGACTCCTGGCACCTCCTCGTGGCGGACCAGTACGACAAACGCGGGTCGCTCTGGCGGGTCAGTGAATGTCACCCGATCGTCTTTTACGATCGGCAATTGGTGTGGGCGGCCGCGGAGGTGATGATGGATCTGCCCTCCCGCCGCTACCTGTTTGAGGGCCACCCCACTTACGACTTCAACGCGGACCTGAACGAAGACATGTATTCCCCCGCCGGTTTGCGGACCGTCGGCGTTCGGTAAATTCCTTGAACACGAAGCGCCGCCTCCTCCGCGCATCCGAGGGGGCGGCGCTTTTCTTTTTGGCGGCTCTCCTTCGCGCCACGACGCCCCCGGTCGCGGCCCCCCTTGAACCGGCCGTGTTCCTGGCCGCGGACAAGGCGGGCGAACGGGTGGTGGTCGTGGGCGAACGCGGGATGATCCGTTTGTCGGATGACCGGGGGACCAGTTGGAAGTCAGCCCCCGTTCCGGTGAACGTGACGCTCACCGCCGTCCGGTTCGCCGATCCCCTCACGGGGTGGGCGACGGGGCATGAAGGGGTCATTCTAAAAACCAACGACGGCGGCGCCTCTTGGAAATTGGTGCGGGGTTCTCCCAATGACGAATCTCCCGCGCCCGACGACCCGGCGGATCAGTCGTTCTTCGCCGAACGGGCCCCCTTGTTCGATCTGCTCGCCTTGGACCCCCAGCGGATCTGGGCGGTGGGGGCCTACGGGACCGCCCTCCGCTCCTTGGATGGGGGCGAAACATGGACCCCCGTGACCATCGGGAAAAACAGCGACCTGCATCTTTTCGCCTTGGTCCGCGACGCCGGGGGCGCGCTCTGGGCCGCGGGGGAGGCCGGCGTTCTGTACGTCTCCCGCGATGGGGGCCGCTCCTGGTCGCTATCGCCCAAAATGTCCCCCGGGAGTTTTTTCGGAGGCACCGCGCTGGACAATGGGGGTGTCCTTCTGTTCGGCCTCCGGGGACGCGTGTTTGTCAGGCAACCGGTCGACGGCGCGTGGAAAAAACTGCCGGGACTGACCCAACGGTCCCTCCACGGGGCAGTGCGGGTGGGTAAAGACACGACACTTGTGGGAGGCGCGGGAGGCACCTTGATTTTTCTGAATTCACGCACCGGGGCCGCCGACGTCCGCCGACTGCCGGTCACGCGGGACATCCATTGCCTGTTGCCCTTGGACGCGGACACCGTTTTGATCTTTTCGGACGGCGAGACCCGGTCCTATCCCCTCCAACAACTTCGCGAGGGAGCCCAACCATGACGTCCCCCACCACGTTCAGCCATCGGTTGGGAGCCTTCCTGTTTTCCCATCGCCCAAAAGTGATCGGGGGGTTCCTCGCGGCCACCGCGGTCATGGTGTTTTTCGCCTCCCGGCTCGAGCTTGACGCGGCTTTCACCAAGATGATCCCCACCCGCCACCCCTACATCGAAACCTTCCTCAAACACGCACCGGACTTCGGCGGCGGCAACCGTGTGGTGGTCGCGGTGATCAACAACCAGGGGGACATTTTCAACCCCGACTTTTTCGATACCCTCAAAAACATCACCGAAGAATTGATGTCCATCCGGGGCATCGACCCCAGCCGGGTCAAATCCATCTTTTCCCCCGGGGTGCGCTACGTCGAGATCGTGGACGACGGGTTTGAGGGAAGCACCGTGATCCCGCCGGAGTTCGAGCCGACCCCCGACCAATTTCAAATCGTTCAAGAGAACATCATCAAATCCGGGCAATTGGGCCTCTTGGTGTCGAAAGATTTCCGCGCGGCCCTGGTCACGGCCGAAGTCACGGCGCAGGACCCGGACACCGGCGGTAAACTCGACACCTACGCCGTGGCCCGGGATTTGGAGGAGCGGGTTCGCGTTCCCTTTGAAAAAAACGGACTCACTGTCCACATCCTGGGCTTTCCCAAACTGATCGGAGAGATCAAGGACAAGGGCAAAATGGGGGTGGCGTTTTTCTTGCTGACCATCCTTCTCACGACGGCGGTCGTGTACGCCTACACCCGGTCGAGGTCGTTGACCTTTACGGCGCTCGGCTGCGCGCTCTTGTCGTTAAGTTGGTTGTTGGGCTCCATGAAAATGGTGGGGTTCGGCCTGGACCCGATGTCGGTGGTGATTGTGTTCCTGGTCTTTGCGATCGCGGTCAGCCACGCCATCCAGAAAATTAATTCCTTCCGCTTGGAATGGGCCCAAAACCAAGACGCCCGCGTGGCCTCCCAGGCCAGTTTTGAGAAACTCTTCGCCCCCGGCATGATCGCCCTCGCGACCGATAACATCGGTTTTTCGACCATTTTATTTATCCCCATCCCCGTGGTGAGGGAAATCGCTTTAAGCGCCAACCTGGGAGCCGTGTCCATCGCCTTGATCAACTTGTTTCTTCTCCCGGTTTTGCTGTCTTATCTTCCCGCCCGATGGAGCGCCGTCGTTCGCCAAGCCAACCCCCACCACAGTCACAGTCCCCTGTGGAATTTTTGGGATTCTTTTTCCACGCCGCGCGGGGCGCGCGTCACCCTTTGGCTCACCCTCGTGACCTTGGCCGTGGCCCTTTGGATCGGCAAAGGGGTCCCGATCGGGGACACCCACCCGGGCGCGCCGGAATTGCGCCCCACCGCGCGCTACAACCGGGACGTGGCGGCCATCCGGCGCCATTTCGCGGTGGGGGGCGATTTGCTGGTCGTCTACGCCGAGAGTGACGCCGACACCTGCATCGACTACCGACTTTTCAGCCACGTGGACGCGTTCACCGCACACATGGACCTCCAACCGGATGTGCTCACCGCCGTCAGTCTTTCCAAATGGGCGCGCCGTGCCTTCGCCGTCTACAACGAAGGCAACCCCAAATGGTACGCCCTCCCCCGGGACACCGAAAATCTCCGCACGGCCACGGGCGACGCCAACTCCGACACCGGCCTGTCCAATTTCAATGGCACGGTGTTGCCCGTGTATGTCTTCGTCAAGGATCACACCGCCTCGGCCATTCGTCGGGTGGTGGCGGCGGTGGAAGACTTCCTCGCCGCCCACCCCCGGGAAGACATCCGGTTGCGCCTTGGCGGCGGCAACATCGGGGTCGAAGCGGCGACCAACGACGTGCTACGAAAATCCCAGGCGCCCATGCTGGGGTGGTTCTACGGCATGACGTTGATCGTCATTTTCATTTTCTACCGATCGTGGCAATCCATGGTCTGCATCGTGGTGCCCCTCACCCTGGTCTCGATTTGCTCCTACGCGCTGATGGCGCTGACGGGCATCGGCCTCAAGGTCGCCACGCTCCCCATCGTGTCGGTCGGGGCCGGCGTCGGAATGGATTACGCCGTTTACATGTACGGCACCATGCGCCAATTTTTACTGGAGGGGATGGACGTGGACGCCGCCTATTGCAAAGCCCTGCGCTCCACGGGAAAAGCCGTCTTTTTCACGGCCGGCACGCTCTCGCTGGGAACCGGAGTTTGGGTTTTGTCGGGCCTGCAGCTTCAGGCCGATATGGGGATATTGTTCGCGTTCACCTTCGTGGCCAACATGCTGGCCGCCCTCGTGCTGTTGCCGGCCCTGGCCCACGTGCTTTTCAAAGGGCGGAACTTCGCGGGCCGCGCCAACATTTGATCCCTTAATAAAAGGAAACCCGGTGGGACGCCAGGCGGCCCTTCCGATAAGAGAACGTTCCCAGGAACGTTCTCTTCTTTTTTAGCCACTTTAAGAAAATCCGGTCCCCTTCCCAGAGGGGCAAGCGGGGGACCGCCGCGTTCGGAATCCACCGCAACACCCCTTCGGCGGACTCCCGCGGGCGGCCCGTGAAGCGGTTCGCCGTGAACACCCACACGTACCAATCGTCCTCGCCGTCAAAACCGGGGAAGGTCAAGAAGCCGTGAAAACGGGGCTTTGTAATCCGCAGGCCGCTCTCCTCGCGCACCTCGCGGATCACGCATTCCTCCGGGGACTCCCCCGGTAACAATTTCCCCCCCAGCCCGTTCCACTTGCCCCGATGGATGTCGTTGGGTTTTTTTATACGGTGGAGCATCAAAGTTTTGCCGCCGCGTTGAAGGTAACAGAGGGTGGCCAATTTGATCACGTTGCGAAAAACCTCCGGAATTGTTAAATTATTACAAGTTTATAATATATCGGGAGGCCCCATGGCACTGTCTGATTTCTTCAGCAATTTTCACCTGTTCGCGCGCTGGTTCCACGTCTTCGCGGGGATTTTTTGGATGGGCTGCCTTTATTTCTTCAACTTCATCAATCTCCAATTGCAACCCGCCCTGGACGACGCGACGAAAAAAGCGGTCAATCCCCAATTGATTCCCCGCGTGTTGTGGTGGTTCCGCTGGGGCGCCATGGTCACGTTCATCACCGGCTGGATCCTCTTCGCGATGGTGTACATGTACACCCCCGGCGTCGGCGGCGGCCCCACCAACCTTTTCCAGGACGCGGAAGGCCTCACCGGCCGCGCGGCGTGGATCCTGTTGGGCGTTCTGCTCGGCTCGATCATGTGGTTCAACGTGTGGTTCGTGATCTGGCCCTCGCAGAAACGCATTTTCGGCCTCGGCGTGGCGAAAGCCGCCCCGGAAGAATTGCCCGCCCTGCGCGCCCGGGCGGCGCTGTTCTCCAAGATCAACACGTACCTCTCCGGCCCCATGCTGTTCGGCATGTTGGCGGCGACGCACTACAGTGCGATGAATCCCGTCACGCTCGCCGTCTTCGCGGGCATCGGCCTGGCGTTCGTCTGGAGCGCGTACAAAATCTCGTCCAAAGTCGGCAAGATCGGCTGACGCCGGTTTCCAAAACAAACGGCCCGGAAGGCGACTGCCTTCCGGGCCGTTTTTTTCTTTCGGGAAATCTACTCCTCGGCGGGCTTTTCCAGTTTTTCCATCACCCGCTTGACCTGCAACTCCGTCTCCCGGAGCCGCTTTTGGCAAAAATCGATCAATTCGGCGGCGCGCTTCACCTTTTCCGACAAATCGTCGACATCGATGTCGCCCTGGTCGAGGCCCTCCAGGATTTTCTGCACTTCGGCGTAAGCCTGGGCGTAGGTTTCGGATTTTTTGCTCATGGTTTCTCCTTCTTGGTCGCCAACACGTTGGCGGTCACCAGCCCGTCCACGAGACGGGCCTCGATGAACTCCCCCGTTTTGATGTCCGCCAACCGCTTCGCGAGTTTTCCCCCCGCGTAAATCAAGCTGTACCCCCGGGCCAGAAGCCGGCGGGGGTCTCGCCATTCGCACTCTTTGCGGAGGGAGGTCAACTTTTCCACCCGGGATTTAAAAAAGCCCCGCTGGGCGGAATCCAGCCGCCCGGGAACCGCGGCCCACCGCTCCCGGGCCAGGCTCACCGCACGGCGGGCGCCGGATTTCAAACGTTCCTGGGCCCGCGCCAGGGCCTCCCGGGTGCCCGCGACGGACCGCGCGGTGCCCTCGCGCCAATCCCGCGCGGCGTCGTTGAGCGCCGTGCGTTCGGTCGTCAAGCGCGCGCGGGCGGCCTCGCCCAGTTGCCGCCCCGCCTCAAGGACCCCGGACTCATAGGCCCGCACGCGCTCCACCAGGAATTGCGCGACCGCCGTGGGGGTTTTGCGGGAGGTGTGGGCCACGAGGTCCGCCACCGACGAATCGATTTCGTGGCCGATGCCCGTCAGGACGGGTTTTTCGCAGGACGTCACCGCCCGGGCGATCTTTTCTTTGTCGAACCAAATCAGATCGGATCGCGATCCCCCACCGCGAATCAACACGACGGCGTCGATCGCGGGATCGGCGGCCAACGCCTCGATGGCGCGGGGGACGTCCTGCTCGGTTTCCACCCCCTGCATGCGCGCGTCGATGAACCGCAACGCGAACGCGTAGCCCGACGACCGCAGTTCCTCGACGAAATCGTGGTAGGCGGCGCTTCCATCGGAGGTGACCAGCCCGAGCGTCAAGGGCACGAGGGGCAGTTCGGTGGAACGGTTCCGGTCGAAGAGCCCCTGGGCTTTCAATTTTTCAATCAACTCCCGCCGGGCCCGTTCCATGTCGCCCAGGGTGAAGTGGGGGTCCACATCGAGCACTTTCAATTGCAGGCCCGCCCGGGGCCAATAGAAATCGACCTGGCAGAGGAACTTCACTTGAAGTCCGTCCTGCAGCCGCAGGTCGGCCGACGCGGCCTTGAGCTTGGCGCGGATGGCGTTGTGGGCGTCGCCCCAGACCAACGCTTTGATGCCCGCCTTCACCGAATCCGCGCCCGATTCTTTTTCGATCAACTCAAAATAGATCTGCCCCCACCGCCGTTGGCCGGCTTTTATAAGGTCCCGGTCATACCCTTGAATTTCGCCCACCATCCAAAAGGCGTCGGCGAACCGTTCCTGCAGGGCCGCGCCGATGGCTTGATTGACTTGGCTGACGGTCAGGGCCCGTTCGGCGCCCGGCGGCGTTTCGGTCAATTCGCGAGCGCGAGGAGCCACCGGCATTCCTTGTCCACATCGTCCAAATCGTCATACCCCGCGCTGTTCAGGGGCTTCCCCTCCAGCAACACCCGGGTGCCGCGTCCCAACTGGGCCTGGGGGGCCGCTTCGTGGAGGACCCGCGCCAAGGCGCGAATGTTTTCCGGTCCGCCCGCGCGTTTTTCCCCGCCCAAATCGGAAAAATCAAAATGGTCCGGCGAGACACGCCGGCGCCCTTCCGCCGTAAAAACATCCAAAAAGACAATCCATTCCGTGGACGTCTCGGTCCGCCGCACTTCCTTGGACCCGCCCATCCCGACGGGGATTCCCGTCGTCAACATAACCCCCAGACCCGCCAGGCGGCGGCCGCCGGAGGCTTTTTCCACGACGGTTTTCGTGACCAAGGTGTCCCGGCGCAAACTCGCGAAGGTCAAAAGGCGCAGGGCGGCCGCCGGAACGGGGGCCGAATCCGTCGGGGGGGACCCCGCCCTCCAAACAAGGGACGCCCCCGCCCGCGTGAGCCCTTGGACGGGCACGGGGTCGTGCAAGGGGGGAACACGGTCTTCCGAAACAATCCCGGCGGGCAATCCCGCGGCCCGGGCTTCGGCCGCCGCGCCGTGGGCTTCGGCCTCGGACAGATTTTCCGCGAGGAAGCCCCAACTGTGGCGCGCCAACCGTTGGGCGTCGAACAAGGGAATGCCTTTACGCGCCGCGAACCACTTCGCGAGGACGGCCGGCTCCGCGCCCCGAGGGTCGCCCAACAACACGCTCCATCGCGTCATTTGTCTTCGACGTTTTTCTTCAGTTTGGCGACGGCCTCTTCCGCCGTGCGGATCAGCCGTCCGTCCCGATGGCCCTGGGTCAATCGTTCGAGGGCGGAAATGCACCGTTCGTCGCCGATGAGGGTCAGGGCCCGCACCGCGGCCAATTGAACCAACAGATAGTCGTCGTCGACCAATTCCTGCAAGTGTTTGCGCACGTCCTCCCGGCCGACCCCCACCTGGCCCAGGCAGCGGATGGCCGCCATGCGCCGCGTGTGCGGCACGCCGTAGGCGGTGTGCCTTTTCAGGACCGCCACGACATCGTCGGGACGGAGGGCGGTCAAGGCTTCCAGGGCGCCCGAACGGATCACGTCGTTCCACGAATCCCGCCGCAGGGCCCTGTCCAAAACAGTCCGCACCTCGGGGTCGCCCTGCTTGGCGAGCGACCGCAAGGTTTGCGTGTGGGCGAAATAGCTCTTTTCCGCCTCGACGGACTCCATGAGCGCGGCGCGCACGTCCAGGGTTTTCACTTCCCCCAGGGCGGCGATGATGCCCCGGCGGGCCTTGGGGTGTTCAACGCCCCGATGGGCGCGCAACAAGGTTTCCACCGCGGCGGGCGTGCGGATTTGCCCCAAGGCCTGGGCGATTTCGCTTTGCGCGTGCCAAAACTTTTCCTTCGGAAGCGCCGCCGCGAGGGCCGCCGTGGCGACCGGACCGCCCAGCCGGCCCAGGGCCCGGGCGGCCTCGGCGCGCCCGAGGATCGTCGGGTCCACCGTCAATTGCTGAACCCACATGCTTTCGTTTTTGGGGAAATCCACCTTCTTCAGGATCCAATGGTCCGGATCGAACAACGCCAGGGACGGCTCGCCGTCCAGCTTGAAGCGGAAAAGGTGGGACCGTTTTTCGACGGTTTCGGTGAAGCGCTTTTCCCCCTTGGCGGTGCGGAAGGCAAACGTCACGGGCAGGGCGAAGAGCCCCGTTTCGTTGTTCGTCGCCTGGGCCTGGATGACCCGCACCACGGCTTCTTTCGAACGGGGGTCCCACCAATACCGCACTTTGTATTCCGGATGGCCCGCCCCGTAAATCCATTGATCAAAGAACCGCGACAGGTTTTTGCCCGTGGCTTTTTCAATGGCGTCCAGCAATTGACGCGTTTCCACCACCCGGCCGCGGTTGTCGCTCACGTAAATGTTCATGGATTTCCAAAAAGCGTCCTCGCCCAACACATGCCGCAACATGTGCAACACCCGCGACCCCTTT of the Elusimicrobiota bacterium genome contains:
- a CDS encoding 8-oxo-dGTP diphosphatase, translated to MIKLATLCYLQRGGKTLMLHRIKKPNDIHRGKWNGLGGKLLPGESPEECVIREVREESGLRITKPRFHGFLTFPGFDGEDDWYVWVFTANRFTGRPRESAEGVLRWIPNAAVPRLPLWEGDRIFLKWLKKKRTFLGTFSYRKGRLASHRVSFY
- a CDS encoding HEAT repeat domain-containing protein, which gives rise to MREERMICRHAATAFDGRFTLKGAENHYAPDRAFDTEHIRLDLRLDFRAKSLTGTCETTLRAIADGADQMAFDAVGFRLGKIRVDGRPAKFDYDKKKLTVRFPRAARAGQRAVVSIEYKVVRPPLGLHFIGPDRGYPDKPRQVWTQGEDEFARYWFPCHDAPHDRTTTEMIVRVPRGFTAISNGRLVRKAAAGRETLFHWKQEIPHATYLVTLAVGEFSEIKETWRGKPVLYYVPKGREDDARRAFGNTPKMMEFYSRKIGVPYAYPKYAQVAALDFIFGGMENTSATTQTALTLHDERAHLDFSSDPLVAHELAHQWFGDLLTCRDWSHAWLNESFATYFEALFTEFDKGPDEFAVELHNNGEIYFEEDRDHYRRPICTKVFKHPSDLFDRHLYEKGSRVLHMLRHVLGEDAFWKSMNIYVSDNRGRVVETRQLLDAIEKATGKNLSRFFDQWIYGAGHPEYKVRYWWDPRSKEAVVRVIQAQATNNETGLFALPVTFAFRTAKGEKRFTETVEKRSHLFRFKLDGEPSLALFDPDHWILKKVDFPKNESMWVQQLTVDPTILGRAEAARALGRLGGPVATAALAAALPKEKFWHAQSEIAQALGQIRTPAAVETLLRAHRGVEHPKARRGIIAALGEVKTLDVRAALMESVEAEKSYFAHTQTLRSLAKQGDPEVRTVLDRALRRDSWNDVIRSGALEALTALRPDDVVAVLKRHTAYGVPHTRRMAAIRCLGQVGVGREDVRKHLQELVDDDYLLVQLAAVRALTLIGDERCISALERLTQGHRDGRLIRTAEEAVAKLKKNVEDK
- a CDS encoding DUF1329 domain-containing protein — its product is MKKMISTLLAALMTATLYVPAGAAVSAQEAEKLGTELTPLGADPKPNADGMIPAWTGGLPKKAVQGNRYEDPYAEDRPLFTITAATVEKHKDRLTPGQQELFKKYPGYKMHVYPTRRSAGAPDHVYAAAKQNALKAMLAEAGNGVIHAAFTAPFPIPKSGVEVLWNHSLHYRGENVVRQTDETPVTAGGNFSVVKIIESFYLTFSKGKRTPSSQNIAFYFMQNFLSPARYAGLITMVHEPINQVAEPRRAWLYTQGLRRVRKAPFIAYDSPSPSADGLRTMDQYDMWNGAPDRYEWELLGKKEIFVPYNAYKLYAKLGDHKDIIHAQHPNPDFLRYELHRVWVVDGKLRKDKDNIFGRRTFYIDEDSWHLLVADQYDKRGSLWRVSECHPIVFYDRQLVWAAAEVMMDLPSRRYLFEGHPTYDFNADLNEDMYSPAGLRTVGVR
- the xseB gene encoding exodeoxyribonuclease VII small subunit, giving the protein MSKKSETYAQAYAEVQKILEGLDQGDIDVDDLSEKVKRAAELIDFCQKRLRETELQVKRVMEKLEKPAEE
- a CDS encoding MMPL family transporter, which gives rise to MTSPTTFSHRLGAFLFSHRPKVIGGFLAATAVMVFFASRLELDAAFTKMIPTRHPYIETFLKHAPDFGGGNRVVVAVINNQGDIFNPDFFDTLKNITEELMSIRGIDPSRVKSIFSPGVRYVEIVDDGFEGSTVIPPEFEPTPDQFQIVQENIIKSGQLGLLVSKDFRAALVTAEVTAQDPDTGGKLDTYAVARDLEERVRVPFEKNGLTVHILGFPKLIGEIKDKGKMGVAFFLLTILLTTAVVYAYTRSRSLTFTALGCALLSLSWLLGSMKMVGFGLDPMSVVIVFLVFAIAVSHAIQKINSFRLEWAQNQDARVASQASFEKLFAPGMIALATDNIGFSTILFIPIPVVREIALSANLGAVSIALINLFLLPVLLSYLPARWSAVVRQANPHHSHSPLWNFWDSFSTPRGARVTLWLTLVTLAVALWIGKGVPIGDTHPGAPELRPTARYNRDVAAIRRHFAVGGDLLVVYAESDADTCIDYRLFSHVDAFTAHMDLQPDVLTAVSLSKWARRAFAVYNEGNPKWYALPRDTENLRTATGDANSDTGLSNFNGTVLPVYVFVKDHTASAIRRVVAAVEDFLAAHPREDIRLRLGGGNIGVEAATNDVLRKSQAPMLGWFYGMTLIVIFIFYRSWQSMVCIVVPLTLVSICSYALMALTGIGLKVATLPIVSVGAGVGMDYAVYMYGTMRQFLLEGMDVDAAYCKALRSTGKAVFFTAGTLSLGTGVWVLSGLQLQADMGILFAFTFVANMLAALVLLPALAHVLFKGRNFAGRANI
- a CDS encoding urate hydroxylase PuuD, whose product is MALSDFFSNFHLFARWFHVFAGIFWMGCLYFFNFINLQLQPALDDATKKAVNPQLIPRVLWWFRWGAMVTFITGWILFAMVYMYTPGVGGGPTNLFQDAEGLTGRAAWILLGVLLGSIMWFNVWFVIWPSQKRIFGLGVAKAAPEELPALRARAALFSKINTYLSGPMLFGMLAATHYSAMNPVTLAVFAGIGLAFVWSAYKISSKVGKIG
- the xseA gene encoding exodeoxyribonuclease VII large subunit, with the translated sequence MAPRARELTETPPGAERALTVSQVNQAIGAALQERFADAFWMVGEIQGYDRDLIKAGQRRWGQIYFELIEKESGADSVKAGIKALVWGDAHNAIRAKLKAASADLRLQDGLQVKFLCQVDFYWPRAGLQLKVLDVDPHFTLGDMERARRELIEKLKAQGLFDRNRSTELPLVPLTLGLVTSDGSAAYHDFVEELRSSGYAFALRFIDARMQGVETEQDVPRAIEALAADPAIDAVVLIRGGGSRSDLIWFDKEKIARAVTSCEKPVLTGIGHEIDSSVADLVAHTSRKTPTAVAQFLVERVRAYESGVLEAGRQLGEAARARLTTERTALNDAARDWREGTARSVAGTREALARAQERLKSGARRAVSLARERWAAVPGRLDSAQRGFFKSRVEKLTSLRKECEWRDPRRLLARGYSLIYAGGKLAKRLADIKTGEFIEARLVDGLVTANVLATKKEKP